The Vicinamibacterales bacterium genome contains a region encoding:
- a CDS encoding amino acid permease — MTRVESEAPAGAVTLVRGLGLLAATSIVVGGVIGTGVFLKARVMTCNVDTPWMVLAAWSVAGLLSLAGALTYAELAVLMPRAGGEYVFIRDGYGRPLAFLYGWTRFFVASTGGMAGLAAGFAIFLNIAGGGALAATPLGLPVVAAAAIALVTLVNCAAVTVGGRVATVMAILKVALVAGVGAASLLLAQGSSGHFAMSAGAGACEGVLASARGGFAGFGAAMLGAMWAYNGWNELTFLSGEVDNPRRNLPIALIGGIGILMALYLFANAAYFYVLTPEQIASVPESSAVATEAVSRFLGSGASGVMAAALAMSVFGALLVTTMASARVPYAMAADGVFFAALARVSPGTRVPVRALLAQGAWGIGLVFTGSYDVLTDYAIFAVLIFVALATASVFLFRRRMPDAERSYRTVGYPVVPILFLVVAGWLIVNTFMATPGRAMAGVGLMLAGLPFYWYWSRSAASAREL, encoded by the coding sequence GTGACGCGCGTCGAATCCGAGGCTCCGGCGGGCGCCGTCACGCTCGTCCGCGGCCTCGGCCTGCTCGCGGCGACGTCGATCGTCGTCGGCGGCGTGATCGGCACCGGCGTCTTCCTCAAGGCGCGAGTGATGACCTGCAACGTCGACACGCCGTGGATGGTGCTGGCGGCGTGGTCGGTGGCGGGTCTGCTGAGCCTTGCCGGTGCGTTGACGTACGCCGAACTGGCGGTACTGATGCCGCGCGCCGGCGGCGAGTACGTCTTCATCCGCGACGGGTACGGCCGCCCGCTGGCGTTTCTCTACGGCTGGACGCGATTCTTCGTCGCGAGCACGGGCGGCATGGCAGGCCTTGCCGCGGGGTTCGCGATCTTCCTCAACATCGCGGGTGGCGGCGCCCTCGCGGCGACGCCGCTCGGCCTGCCCGTGGTCGCGGCCGCGGCGATCGCGCTCGTCACGCTGGTCAACTGCGCCGCGGTCACCGTCGGCGGGCGGGTCGCGACGGTGATGGCGATCCTCAAGGTCGCGCTGGTCGCCGGGGTCGGTGCGGCGTCGCTGCTCCTGGCGCAGGGCAGCAGCGGCCACTTTGCGATGTCGGCCGGGGCGGGCGCCTGCGAAGGCGTGCTGGCCAGCGCCCGGGGCGGATTCGCCGGATTCGGGGCGGCGATGCTCGGCGCGATGTGGGCGTACAACGGCTGGAACGAGCTGACTTTTCTCTCGGGCGAAGTGGACAACCCGCGCCGCAATCTGCCGATCGCGCTGATCGGCGGCATCGGCATCCTGATGGCGTTGTATCTGTTCGCCAACGCGGCCTACTTCTACGTGCTCACGCCGGAACAGATCGCCAGCGTTCCGGAGTCGTCGGCGGTGGCGACCGAAGCGGTGTCCAGATTCCTTGGTTCCGGCGCCAGCGGCGTCATGGCCGCGGCGCTGGCGATGTCGGTCTTCGGTGCGCTGCTGGTGACGACGATGGCATCGGCGCGCGTGCCGTATGCGATGGCGGCCGACGGCGTGTTCTTCGCCGCGCTGGCGCGCGTGAGCCCCGGGACGCGCGTGCCGGTGCGCGCGCTGCTCGCGCAGGGGGCATGGGGGATCGGCCTGGTCTTCACCGGATCGTACGACGTGCTGACCGACTACGCGATCTTCGCCGTGTTGATCTTCGTCGCGCTGGCCACGGCCTCGGTGTTCCTGTTCAGGCGGCGAATGCCGGACGCGGAGCGTTCGTACCGCACCGTGGGCTATCCGGTGGTGCCGATCCTGTTTCTCGTCGTCGCCGGCTGGCTGATCGTCAACACGTTCATGGCCACGCCGGGACGCGCCATGGCCGGCGTCGGTCTGATGCTCGCCGGGCTGCCGTTCTACTGGTACTGGTCGAGATCCGCGGCGTCGGCCCGGGAACTATAA
- a CDS encoding SDR family oxidoreductase produces the protein MTSLFDLSGKTAVVVGGTSGIGRVLALGLADAGANVVATARRENLVDEVAREIEGRGRRTVRFASDVADEASLASLRAAVESSLGPAEIVLSCAGITRRAPTLSMDTAEWQRIVDVNLMGTLRTYKAFAPGMIARKRGRLIGIASLSSFVGLQEVSAYTASKSAVAGLTRALAVEWAPFGVTVNAIAPGVFKTDLNAQLLDGPRGQEFLMRTPMKRFGRLEELIGAAVYLASDAASFVTGQLLVVDGGFLASGVNQ, from the coding sequence ATGACGTCTTTGTTCGATCTGAGCGGCAAGACCGCGGTGGTCGTCGGCGGCACGAGCGGGATTGGGCGCGTGCTGGCGCTCGGGCTCGCCGATGCCGGCGCCAACGTCGTCGCGACGGCGCGGCGCGAGAATCTGGTCGACGAGGTGGCGCGGGAGATTGAGGGGCGGGGGCGGCGGACGGTGCGGTTCGCGTCCGACGTCGCCGACGAAGCGTCGCTCGCCTCGCTGCGCGCGGCGGTCGAGTCGTCGCTCGGGCCCGCCGAGATCGTCCTGAGCTGCGCGGGGATCACCAGACGCGCGCCGACGCTGTCGATGGACACGGCGGAGTGGCAGCGGATCGTCGACGTCAACCTGATGGGCACGCTGCGCACCTACAAGGCGTTTGCGCCGGGGATGATCGCGCGGAAGCGCGGACGGCTGATCGGCATCGCCTCGTTGTCCTCGTTCGTCGGCCTGCAGGAGGTGAGCGCGTACACCGCGTCCAAGTCCGCGGTCGCCGGCCTCACGCGCGCGCTGGCCGTCGAGTGGGCTCCCTTCGGCGTGACCGTCAATGCGATCGCCCCAGGCGTGTTCAAGACCGACTTGAACGCCCAGCTGCTCGACGGTCCGCGCGGCCAGGAGTTCCTGATGCGGACCCCGATGAAACGGTTCGGCCGGCTCGAGGAGCTGATCGGCGCCGCCGTGTATCTCGCGTCCGACGCCGCGAGCTTCGTGACCGGCCAGCTGCTCGTGGTCGACGGGGGCTTCCTGGCGAGTGGAGTGAACCAGTGA
- a CDS encoding UxaA family hydrolase gives MIVISDADNVATALEALEVGQVLAAVGSLTVREPIPRGHKIAVRAIRAGAEVMKYGSPIGRATSDIPPGAHVHTHNVSSARGRGDLGRHSSIGTDGRIAEPPDQKGNP, from the coding sequence GTGATCGTGATCAGCGACGCGGACAACGTCGCGACCGCGCTCGAGGCGCTCGAGGTCGGGCAGGTCCTGGCGGCCGTGGGGTCGCTCACCGTGCGCGAGCCGATCCCGCGCGGGCACAAGATCGCGGTGCGAGCGATCCGCGCCGGCGCCGAGGTGATGAAATACGGCAGCCCGATCGGCCGCGCGACCAGCGACATTCCGCCGGGCGCGCACGTCCACACGCACAACGTGTCGAGCGCGCGCGGCCGCGGGGATCTGGGACGGCACAGCTCGATCGGAACGGACGGCCGGATTGCCGAGCCGCCCGACCAGAAGGGGAATCCGTGA
- a CDS encoding UxaA family hydrolase — MTERPGITFQGYRRPDGRVGVRNHLLVVPTVICSSVVAERVAAAVAPIGTALPHTAGCGQLGPDMHTTHETLAAYCRHPNVGAVLVIALGCEQVVAQQLAEAARRAGKPAQIIAIQSEGGTVRTTERGIAVAREHAAELARAPRETCDISELILCVKCGGSDYTSGLASNPALGRVADRLVDLGGAAVLGEIAEIMGAEHLLAARAPQADTAVRLLRVINRVESEAIALGLDIRGTQPSPGNIRGGLTTIEEKSLGATHKGGERTPLTDVVGYAAPITRPGLTVMDTPGLDVEAVTGMVGGGAQAVVFTTGLGTPTGNPIAPVIKITGNARTAASMADNIDLDVSGVLDNRETLDRAAERLFDEVLAVCSGRETAAERLGFREFAIHRRNPTI; from the coding sequence GTGACCGAACGCCCGGGCATCACCTTCCAGGGCTACCGCCGCCCCGACGGCCGCGTCGGCGTCCGCAACCACCTGCTGGTCGTGCCGACCGTGATCTGCTCGTCGGTCGTCGCCGAGCGTGTCGCCGCCGCGGTGGCGCCGATCGGAACGGCGCTTCCGCATACCGCGGGCTGCGGGCAGCTGGGTCCGGACATGCACACGACGCACGAGACGCTGGCGGCGTATTGCCGGCATCCCAACGTCGGCGCGGTGCTGGTCATCGCGCTCGGCTGCGAGCAGGTGGTCGCGCAGCAGCTCGCCGAGGCGGCGCGCCGGGCCGGCAAGCCGGCGCAGATCATCGCGATCCAGAGTGAAGGCGGCACGGTGCGGACGACCGAGCGCGGCATCGCCGTCGCGCGCGAGCACGCGGCGGAGCTCGCGCGGGCGCCGCGCGAGACCTGCGACATCTCGGAGTTGATTCTGTGCGTCAAGTGCGGCGGGTCCGACTACACGTCGGGCCTGGCGTCGAATCCCGCGCTCGGCCGGGTTGCCGACCGCCTGGTCGATCTCGGCGGCGCCGCCGTGCTCGGCGAGATCGCGGAAATCATGGGGGCCGAGCACCTGCTGGCGGCGCGCGCGCCGCAGGCCGACACCGCGGTGCGTCTGCTTCGCGTCATCAACCGGGTGGAGTCGGAGGCGATTGCGCTCGGCCTCGACATCCGCGGCACGCAGCCCTCGCCGGGCAACATCCGCGGCGGCCTGACGACGATCGAAGAGAAGTCGCTCGGCGCGACCCACAAGGGCGGCGAGCGCACCCCCCTGACCGACGTCGTCGGCTACGCGGCGCCGATCACGCGTCCGGGCCTCACGGTGATGGACACGCCCGGCCTCGACGTCGAGGCGGTCACCGGCATGGTGGGCGGCGGCGCTCAGGCGGTGGTGTTCACGACCGGCCTCGGCACGCCGACGGGCAATCCGATTGCGCCCGTGATAAAGATCACCGGCAACGCGCGGACCGCCGCGTCGATGGCCGACAACATCGACCTCGACGTCAGCGGCGTGCTCGACAACCGGGAGACGCTCGATCGCGCGGCGGAGCGGCTCTTCGACGAAGTTCTCGCGGTCTGTTCCGGCCGCGAGACGGCGGCGGAGCGTCTGGGCTTCCGCGAGTTCGCCATCCACCGGCGCAACCCCACTATCTGA
- a CDS encoding MFS transporter, with the protein MATPAAARVDVPTLGSRVGRWRWVICALLFFCTTINYIDRQVLGILAPDLQREIGWSELDYGRIVIAFQVSYAAMMLVWGGILDRIGTKLGLTIAVAWWSLAGMGTALANTAIGFGFARFLLGVGEAANFPASIKTVAEWFPKSERAFATGIFNSGTNIGAIVAPIAVPLLAATWGWRAAFILTGAIGFVWLAAWMMFYHPVQTHPKLQPRERAYIRDGAEEAVGAKVPLAEVLRYRQLWAFALGKMLTDPVWWFYLFWLPKFLASEHDIRGVALIPYLTTVYIISDIGSILGGYLSSTLIKRGWSVNSARKTALGAVAAIVPSVILASQTRSAWTAVLLIGLATACHQAWSANIFTLASDMFPRRAVGTVVGFGGFAGGVGGILIAEFAGRVLNRDPSYYLPMFVVGGTLYAIALAVIHLLAPRLEPAKLRTA; encoded by the coding sequence ATGGCCACACCCGCCGCTGCTCGCGTCGACGTCCCCACCCTCGGCAGCCGTGTCGGCCGCTGGCGGTGGGTGATCTGCGCGCTGCTGTTCTTCTGCACCACGATCAACTACATCGATCGACAGGTCCTCGGCATTCTCGCGCCGGACCTGCAGCGGGAGATTGGCTGGTCGGAGCTCGACTACGGCCGCATCGTCATCGCCTTCCAGGTGTCGTACGCGGCGATGATGCTGGTGTGGGGCGGCATCCTCGATCGGATCGGCACCAAGCTGGGGCTGACGATCGCGGTGGCGTGGTGGTCGCTGGCGGGCATGGGCACCGCGCTGGCGAACACGGCGATCGGCTTCGGCTTCGCGCGCTTCCTGCTCGGGGTGGGCGAGGCGGCGAACTTCCCGGCGTCGATCAAGACGGTCGCCGAATGGTTCCCGAAGAGCGAACGGGCGTTCGCCACCGGCATTTTCAATTCCGGCACCAACATCGGTGCGATCGTCGCCCCCATCGCCGTTCCGCTGCTCGCGGCGACCTGGGGGTGGCGCGCGGCGTTCATTCTCACGGGCGCGATCGGATTCGTCTGGCTGGCGGCGTGGATGATGTTCTACCACCCGGTGCAGACCCATCCGAAGCTGCAGCCGCGCGAGCGCGCCTACATCAGGGACGGCGCGGAGGAAGCGGTTGGTGCCAAGGTGCCGCTCGCCGAAGTCCTCCGCTACCGGCAGTTGTGGGCGTTCGCGCTCGGCAAGATGCTGACCGATCCGGTCTGGTGGTTCTACCTGTTCTGGCTGCCGAAGTTCCTTGCCTCGGAGCACGACATCCGCGGCGTCGCCCTGATTCCGTATCTGACGACGGTCTACATCATCTCCGACATCGGCTCGATCCTCGGCGGCTACCTGTCGTCGACGCTGATCAAGCGAGGCTGGTCGGTGAACAGCGCGCGCAAGACGGCGCTCGGTGCCGTCGCCGCCATCGTCCCCTCGGTGATTCTCGCCAGTCAGACGAGGAGCGCGTGGACCGCGGTGCTGCTGATCGGCCTGGCGACCGCCTGTCATCAGGCGTGGTCGGCGAACATCTTCACGCTCGCGTCGGACATGTTTCCGCGGCGCGCCGTCGGCACCGTGGTGGGATTCGGCGGGTTCGCCGGCGGCGTCGGCGGCATCCTGATCGCCGAATTCGCCGGCCGCGTGCTGAACCGCGACCCCAGCTACTACCTGCCGATGTTCGTCGTCGGGGGCACGCTGTATGCCATCGCGCTCGCGGTCATTCACCTGCTCGCGCCGCGGCTCGAGCCGGCGAAGCTGAGGACGGCGTGA
- a CDS encoding lactate racemase domain-containing protein — MSGAGLATPARKVLSAADLRQIARDALRPVPAGARVLAIIPDKTRDDNTDLLFPMVSEELAGRRAARFDALVAQGTHGPMTDAEKRAKIGAASADLPLLGDVFDHHWDRPSELTSLGTIGADEVWSLTGGIMKVDVPVELNARLAPGVYDYVLVFGAVVPHEVAGFAGGAKYFFPGVSGPEMTHMTHWLGAQATIERVIGRVETPTRRMIEAAADRVTTPVIGFTSVSTRDAGGLHTHALFTGGLRETFRRAAAVSAQLHIRYTGRRYKRVVALLDEHYDELWVGGKASYKLGAVIEEGGELIIYAPQLETISSTHGRLIEKYGYAPLERVCEMVEGSDELRANLCVAAHLAHVTYAGRLGPDGRIEPRYRITLASGIPEAICRRVNLGFADCASVDVAAARNDPDTLVVENAGRDLYLVS, encoded by the coding sequence GTGAGCGGCGCCGGTCTGGCCACACCGGCGCGGAAGGTGCTGAGCGCGGCCGACCTGCGCCAGATCGCGCGTGACGCGCTTCGGCCCGTTCCGGCCGGCGCGCGCGTGCTGGCGATCATTCCCGACAAGACGCGCGACGACAACACCGACCTGCTGTTCCCGATGGTGTCGGAGGAGCTGGCCGGGCGCCGCGCGGCGCGCTTCGACGCGCTCGTCGCGCAGGGGACGCACGGGCCCATGACCGATGCCGAGAAGCGGGCGAAGATCGGTGCGGCCTCTGCCGATCTGCCGCTGCTCGGCGACGTCTTCGATCATCACTGGGATCGGCCGTCCGAACTGACCTCGCTCGGCACGATCGGCGCCGACGAGGTCTGGTCGCTCACCGGCGGCATCATGAAGGTGGACGTGCCGGTGGAGTTGAACGCGCGCCTCGCGCCAGGCGTCTACGACTACGTCCTCGTCTTCGGCGCCGTCGTGCCGCACGAAGTCGCCGGGTTCGCCGGCGGCGCCAAGTACTTCTTCCCGGGCGTCTCGGGGCCCGAGATGACCCACATGACGCACTGGCTGGGCGCGCAGGCCACGATCGAGCGGGTCATCGGGCGCGTCGAGACGCCGACCCGCCGCATGATCGAGGCGGCCGCCGATCGCGTCACGACGCCGGTGATCGGCTTCACCTCCGTGTCGACGCGCGACGCCGGCGGGCTGCACACCCACGCCCTGTTCACGGGCGGACTGCGCGAGACGTTCCGCCGGGCGGCGGCGGTGAGCGCGCAGCTGCATATCCGCTACACGGGCCGCCGGTACAAGCGCGTGGTCGCGCTGCTCGACGAGCACTACGACGAGCTGTGGGTCGGCGGCAAGGCCAGCTACAAGCTGGGAGCGGTCATCGAAGAGGGCGGCGAGCTGATCATCTACGCGCCGCAGCTCGAGACCATCTCGAGCACCCACGGGCGGCTGATCGAGAAATACGGCTACGCGCCGCTCGAACGGGTCTGCGAAATGGTGGAAGGATCCGACGAGCTGCGGGCGAACCTGTGCGTCGCCGCGCACCTCGCCCACGTGACGTATGCCGGCCGCCTCGGACCGGACGGCCGGATCGAGCCGCGCTACCGCATTACCCTGGCCTCCGGGATTCCGGAAGCCATCTGCCGGCGGGTGAATCTCGGGTTCGCCGACTGCGCCTCCGTCGACGTCGCCGCGGCGCGCAACGATCCCGACACGCTCGTGGTCGAGAACGCCGGCCGCGACCTGTACCTCGTATCCTGA
- a CDS encoding NAD(P)/FAD-dependent oxidoreductase, whose product MSRERTALVVGAGIGGLAAAVALRRAGWDVRVLERADSPRELGFALALAPNALKALRELGLADAVTEAGAVVHTFVVRRADGALLKRIHFRTTAPDSRSVVTLRPALHGALLAAVPAESLLLGHEVRGLTSIADGAAVTLADGRTLDGAVLIGADGVGSVVRRQLHPSEPPPARSGYQALRGVTRGAATALGDTDTAIYLGDGVEAGFARASATDVYWYLSLVDELVPHGATPREVLARCTGALDPAAARIAHAALPEDLRLEPLFRRDPIDRWGSGPVTLLGDAAHPVLPHTAQGAALALEDAVALGLVLAARGDAAAALRRYENVRSQRTRAVIGAGPRIAALTTTRSRTRIRLRDAAIRLLPGALLSGTLRLHARDPHARLRP is encoded by the coding sequence TTGAGTCGTGAACGCACGGCGCTCGTCGTCGGCGCGGGCATCGGCGGGCTCGCCGCCGCGGTGGCGCTGCGGCGCGCCGGCTGGGACGTCCGCGTGCTCGAGCGCGCGGACAGCCCCCGCGAGCTCGGCTTCGCGCTGGCGCTCGCGCCCAACGCGCTGAAAGCGCTCCGCGAGCTCGGGCTCGCCGACGCGGTGACCGAGGCCGGCGCCGTCGTCCACACCTTCGTCGTCCGGCGCGCCGACGGCGCGCTCCTGAAGCGGATCCACTTCCGCACCACCGCACCCGACTCGCGTTCGGTCGTCACGCTGCGGCCGGCGCTGCACGGCGCGCTGCTGGCGGCGGTGCCGGCGGAGTCGCTCCTGCTCGGCCACGAGGTCCGCGGCCTCACGTCCATCGCGGATGGCGCGGCCGTCACACTCGCCGATGGCCGGACGCTCGACGGCGCGGTGCTGATCGGCGCAGACGGAGTCGGATCGGTCGTGCGGCGGCAGCTGCACCCGTCCGAGCCGCCGCCGGCGCGGTCGGGATATCAGGCGCTTCGCGGCGTCACCAGGGGGGCGGCGACGGCGCTCGGAGACACCGACACCGCGATCTATCTCGGCGACGGCGTCGAAGCGGGGTTCGCGCGCGCCAGCGCCACGGACGTGTACTGGTATCTGTCGCTCGTCGACGAGCTCGTGCCGCACGGCGCCACGCCGCGAGAGGTGCTGGCCCGGTGCACGGGGGCACTCGATCCGGCGGCGGCGCGGATTGCACACGCGGCGCTGCCGGAGGATCTGCGTCTCGAGCCGCTGTTCCGCCGGGATCCGATCGATCGGTGGGGAAGCGGACCGGTCACGCTGCTTGGCGACGCGGCGCATCCCGTGCTGCCCCACACCGCACAGGGGGCGGCGCTGGCGCTCGAGGATGCCGTGGCCCTGGGCCTCGTGCTCGCCGCCCGCGGCGACGCGGCGGCAGCGCTCCGCCGGTACGAGAACGTCCGATCGCAACGGACGCGCGCGGTAATCGGCGCCGGGCCGCGCATCGCGGCGCTGACGACGACGAGAAGCCGGACGCGCATCCGGCTGCGCGATGCCGCCATCCGGCTGCTGCCGGGCGCGCTGCTCTCGGGCACGCTGCGGCTGCACGCGCGCGATCCGCACGCGCGGCTGCGCCCGTGA
- a CDS encoding TIM barrel protein: MSELNRREFLAAAAALPHALRPAARGAMKIGYAAITWGGDDARAIREVAEAGFRGIQLRATAFDAWGSRPADLKALLAKHRLAFPVMSSGNLKYAPEERGPQIALHLKHAEFVRDAGGGFLQVIDEKPKGRAIARDDYRQLGAMLRRLGDRTAEIGVPLVYHHHMNSTGEAPEAIEAILEDIPGRSVGLLFDIAHYQQGGGDPVAFIRRFGKAIRVVHLKDVRPIETAPGYQWVELGRGRVDVKGCVAALKDNGFDGWAIVELDRVVDPGGSPKASALANREYVTKQLGLAL; the protein is encoded by the coding sequence ATGTCTGAGCTCAATCGCCGTGAGTTCCTCGCCGCCGCGGCCGCGCTGCCCCACGCGCTCCGTCCGGCCGCCCGAGGCGCGATGAAGATCGGCTACGCCGCGATTACGTGGGGCGGCGACGACGCGCGCGCCATCCGCGAAGTCGCGGAAGCCGGGTTCAGGGGCATCCAGCTGCGCGCCACCGCGTTCGACGCGTGGGGCAGCCGGCCCGCGGACCTGAAGGCGCTGCTCGCGAAACACCGCCTCGCGTTTCCGGTGATGTCGAGCGGCAATCTGAAGTATGCGCCCGAGGAGCGCGGACCGCAGATCGCGCTGCACCTGAAGCACGCCGAGTTCGTGCGCGACGCCGGCGGCGGGTTCCTGCAGGTGATCGACGAAAAGCCGAAGGGCCGGGCGATTGCGCGCGACGATTACCGCCAGCTCGGCGCGATGCTGCGCCGGCTCGGCGATCGCACCGCCGAGATCGGCGTCCCGCTCGTCTATCACCATCACATGAACAGCACCGGCGAAGCGCCCGAGGCGATCGAAGCGATCCTCGAGGACATCCCCGGCCGCTCGGTCGGATTGCTCTTCGACATCGCCCACTACCAGCAGGGCGGCGGCGATCCCGTGGCCTTCATCCGCCGCTTCGGGAAGGCCATCAGGGTCGTCCACCTGAAGGACGTGCGTCCGATCGAAACCGCGCCCGGCTACCAGTGGGTGGAGCTCGGACGCGGCCGGGTGGACGTGAAGGGCTGCGTCGCGGCGCTGAAGGACAATGGATTCGACGGCTGGGCGATCGTCGAGCTCGATCGCGTGGTCGATCCCGGCGGCTCGCCGAAGGCCAGCGCGCTCGCCAACCGCGAGTACGTCACGAAGCAGCTCGGCCTGGCGCTCTGA
- a CDS encoding MFS transporter, with protein MPNAVANRMAVTSFVVLFSIVGLALYGLPFYYDFMVREFGWSRAQVTSGNAISKLLIGPLFGFAAGWIVDRFGPRRLMMAGIVMAGGALIGLAHMTALWMFYLFYIFNALGYVCGGPLPNQVLLSRWFDKARGKAMGFAYLGIGIGGFLVLRLSPRLVDALEWRGALQFLGILIIVLALPLAYFVRDEPASSGPDGARTAAGGPAALAPISGLFRAPAFYLLAIGSMCSIGAVGGTNQHLKLFLSLDMKYTQDAAATITSTVLACSIAGRLIMGWLADRMPRKHVMILIYVLVAGSIPLLFMADSTPAMYAFAVIFGLGLGGEYMIIPLMAAELFGVRVLGRLLGVILTADGVAEAASPYFIGRLRDATGSYDLGFTVLILIALAGTVAIALLPRRGVPQEQAHV; from the coding sequence ATGCCTAACGCTGTCGCCAACCGGATGGCGGTCACGTCATTCGTCGTGCTGTTCTCGATCGTCGGACTGGCGCTCTACGGCCTGCCGTTCTACTACGACTTCATGGTGCGCGAGTTCGGCTGGTCGCGCGCCCAGGTGACGTCCGGCAACGCGATCAGCAAGCTGCTGATCGGTCCCCTGTTCGGCTTCGCCGCCGGATGGATCGTCGATCGTTTCGGTCCGCGCCGCCTGATGATGGCCGGCATCGTGATGGCGGGAGGCGCGCTGATCGGGCTCGCGCACATGACCGCGCTGTGGATGTTCTATCTGTTCTACATCTTCAACGCCCTCGGCTACGTCTGCGGCGGCCCGCTGCCCAACCAGGTGCTGCTGTCGCGGTGGTTCGACAAGGCGCGCGGCAAGGCGATGGGGTTCGCCTACCTCGGCATCGGCATCGGGGGCTTCCTCGTGCTGCGGCTGTCACCCCGTCTGGTGGACGCCCTCGAATGGCGCGGGGCGCTCCAGTTCCTGGGGATCCTGATCATCGTCCTCGCGCTGCCGCTCGCGTACTTCGTCCGCGACGAGCCCGCCTCGTCGGGCCCGGACGGCGCGCGGACCGCCGCCGGCGGGCCGGCGGCGCTCGCGCCGATCTCCGGCTTGTTCCGCGCCCCGGCGTTCTACCTGCTGGCCATCGGGAGCATGTGCTCGATCGGCGCGGTGGGCGGCACCAACCAGCACCTCAAGCTGTTCCTCAGCCTCGACATGAAATACACGCAGGACGCGGCCGCGACGATCACCTCGACGGTGCTCGCCTGCAGCATCGCGGGACGCCTGATCATGGGCTGGCTCGCCGACCGCATGCCGCGCAAGCACGTGATGATCCTCATCTACGTGCTCGTCGCCGGCTCGATCCCGCTGCTGTTCATGGCCGACTCGACGCCGGCGATGTATGCCTTCGCGGTGATCTTCGGCCTCGGCCTGGGCGGCGAGTACATGATCATTCCGCTGATGGCGGCGGAACTGTTCGGCGTGCGCGTGCTGGGCCGGCTGCTCGGCGTGATCCTCACCGCGGACGGCGTCGCCGAGGCCGCCTCGCCGTACTTCATCGGCAGGCTGCGCGACGCCACCGGCAGCTACGATCTCGGATTCACCGTCCTGATCCTGATCGCGCTTGCCGGGACCGTCGCCATCGCGCTGCTGCCCCGCCGCGGCGTCCCGCAGGAACAGGCCCATGTCTGA